One region of Zingiber officinale cultivar Zhangliang chromosome 7B, Zo_v1.1, whole genome shotgun sequence genomic DNA includes:
- the LOC122004416 gene encoding receptor-like protein Cf-9 homolog — MELNISHNHMRGMLPSSFECFKDVRSFDLSYNNFEGFLPRMQPQDAYLDFSHNSFSGPIPKSMFGEFSISYLILSNNKLNGSIPSSICTQRELQIVNLANNDLSRTIPDCWGNASELTIIDISNNKLFGSISRTVGFLARLQSLHMNNNSFSGTIPSTLQHFNKLVVIDLSWNKLSGAIPKWFGRRLSALRVLSLRTNNFTGAIPQ; from the coding sequence ATGGAGCTAAACATTTCTCACAATCATATGAGAGGGATGTTGCCGAGCTCTTTTGAATGCTTCAAGGATGTAAGAAGTTTTGATTTAAGTTACAACAACTTTGAAGGCTTCCTTCCAAGAATGCAACCTCAGGATGCATATTTGGACTTTTCTCACAATtctttttctggaccaattcctaAAAGCATGTTTGGTGAGTTTAGCATTTCCTATTTGATTTTGTCCAATAATAAACTGAATGGAAGCATTCCGTCTTCCATTTGTACACAAAGAGAATTGCAAATTGTGAACCTCGCCAATAATGATTTATCTAGAACTATCCCAGATTGTTGGGGTAATGCATCAGAGCTAACAATCATTGATATTTCCAACAACAAATTATTTGgcagcatatcaagaacagttggatTTTTAGCTAGATTGCAATCACTGCACATGAATAATAATAGTTTCTCTGGTACAATTCCATCAACTTTACAGCATTTCAATAAACTTGTAGTTATTGACTTGAGTTGGAATAAATTGTCCGGAGCTATACCCAAATGGTTTGGAAGGAGACTATCAGCATTGCGAGTTCTTTCTCTAAGGACAAATAATTTCACCGGTGCAATTCCACAATAG